One window of the Candidatus Microbacterium colombiense genome contains the following:
- a CDS encoding phosphoribosyltransferase family protein: MISHPLARGALHDIVDELAALLLAASCAGCAKPGALLCAVCRRQLTPSPTQTVTPDGLVVRAALAFDGVAARCIRRLKGEGETLLARPLGRTLAEPLVAEVVSGVLIVPVPTSRSAFRQRGYRVPELLARGAGVRASRILVPGATKADQRGLDVRERRANVSGSIRTRRRGEGQRIALLDDVVTTGATLDEAARVLTEAGFEVVSAIALAATPRHRRLIGDSSATRRK; this comes from the coding sequence ATGATCTCGCATCCCTTAGCACGTGGCGCTCTGCACGACATCGTCGATGAGCTGGCGGCGCTGCTGCTCGCCGCCTCCTGTGCGGGGTGCGCGAAGCCCGGCGCGCTGCTGTGTGCCGTGTGTCGGCGGCAGCTCACGCCGTCTCCCACGCAGACCGTGACACCGGATGGCCTCGTCGTGCGCGCCGCACTCGCGTTCGATGGCGTCGCGGCGCGCTGCATCCGTCGGCTCAAGGGGGAGGGGGAGACGCTTCTGGCCCGACCCCTCGGACGAACCCTTGCTGAGCCTCTCGTCGCGGAGGTGGTGTCGGGGGTACTGATCGTGCCCGTGCCGACGAGCCGGAGCGCGTTCCGCCAGCGGGGCTACCGAGTGCCCGAGCTTCTCGCACGCGGAGCGGGTGTCCGGGCATCGAGGATTCTCGTTCCCGGGGCGACGAAGGCCGATCAGCGCGGGCTCGACGTGCGGGAACGCCGAGCCAACGTCTCGGGGAGCATACGAACGCGTCGTCGCGGAGAGGGCCAGCGGATCGCCCTCCTCGACGATGTCGTCACGACCGGCGCGACTCTCGACGAGGCTGCACGCGTGCTCACGGAGGCAGGCTTCGAGGTGGTCTCTGCGATCGCGCTCGCCGCCACGCCGCGTCACCGCAGACTCATCGGGGACTCATCGGCGACACGGAGGAAATGA
- the raiA gene encoding ribosome-associated translation inhibitor RaiA, with product METSIVGVGVGITDRFRTVVEEKIAKIQTFAGRAQRLDVKVTHRVYRNGHVPDETVELTLVGKGPVVRAEATDGDKFVALDLAVDKMSEQLRRAKEKRVDGRQHPRGAHFEKGSGALEGIDVQPASVEVLHAVATGNVPVQNDEDEIYSPVVIRTKSFDAEWMTVEEAVDRMELVGHDFFLFVDVRSDHPSVVYRRKGWDYGVIALSTQAPPAEALAS from the coding sequence ATGGAAACGAGCATCGTTGGCGTCGGGGTGGGTATCACTGACCGATTCCGCACCGTTGTCGAAGAGAAGATCGCCAAGATCCAGACGTTCGCAGGACGCGCGCAACGCCTGGATGTGAAGGTCACACATCGCGTCTATCGAAACGGACATGTGCCCGACGAGACCGTCGAGCTGACGCTCGTCGGCAAGGGTCCCGTCGTCCGCGCGGAAGCGACGGACGGCGACAAGTTCGTGGCCCTCGACCTCGCCGTCGACAAGATGTCGGAGCAACTGCGACGCGCGAAGGAGAAGCGAGTCGACGGTCGACAGCACCCGCGCGGCGCGCACTTCGAGAAGGGCAGCGGAGCCCTTGAAGGCATCGACGTCCAGCCGGCCTCGGTCGAGGTCCTGCACGCCGTCGCGACCGGCAACGTGCCGGTGCAGAACGACGAGGACGAGATCTACTCGCCCGTCGTCATCCGCACGAAGAGCTTCGACGCGGAATGGATGACGGTCGAGGAGGCCGTCGACCGGATGGAGCTGGTCGGCCACGACTTCTTCCTGTTCGTCGATGTCCGCAGCGACCACCCGAGCGTCGTCTACCGCCGCAAGGGATGGGATTACGGCGTGATCGCGCTCAGCACTCAGGCGCCGCCCGCGGAGGCACTCGCTTCGTGA
- a CDS encoding LpqB family beta-propeller domain-containing protein: MSGRVTRMLRGVAIGVVALMLAACTGLPTSGDVSAGLELGEATDDTDLLFIASGPPPGASPQEIVEGFLEAAITPADNWGIARTFLTPDLQQTWRPAAGVSIDATVGSRVISSTIADDDVEAAESGDVNVQFELVANVDEFNAYSESTGASNLTFTVERSGDGEWRIAKAPDGIVIDESRFPLVFDAYPLQYFDQDWSHLVPDVRWFPRRTSIATTVTQALIGGAPSPWLAPAVQSAFPADVQLAEDAVPIDAAQVAEVALTAPASRLDQTTLARMRTQLQDTFEASGVHVSQVRFTVDGRALSAGIVKLGDDAVDPGPLVLTEDAFGLIVGDQIAPVDGISEQILALPQQVRSIEVAGDSTQAAVQLSDGHAYLVGEGRVDEVDSRPRLIAPSLDPFGFTWTVPADDPAAVHAGENDVATDKAWPNASAISAMRVSPDGARLAAVVTVGGQHWVVVVAIVRDDGVPVELGAVEQLTRIDADTDQLVWLGTTRLGVLVPDQSPLLLTQMVGGPGSVEAAPPGARSLAGARSATGVRVLDAGGTLFAHAGSAWREVASGVKVLATRSGE; encoded by the coding sequence ATGAGCGGTCGGGTGACGCGGATGCTGCGGGGTGTCGCGATCGGCGTGGTCGCACTGATGCTGGCGGCCTGCACGGGGCTGCCGACCTCGGGCGACGTCTCCGCCGGGTTGGAGCTCGGAGAGGCGACCGACGACACCGACCTGCTCTTCATCGCGTCGGGCCCGCCACCGGGCGCGAGCCCCCAGGAGATCGTGGAGGGGTTCCTTGAAGCGGCCATCACGCCGGCGGACAACTGGGGTATCGCCCGCACCTTCCTCACTCCCGACCTGCAGCAGACGTGGCGGCCTGCGGCCGGTGTGTCGATCGATGCCACAGTCGGGTCGAGGGTCATCTCGTCGACGATCGCCGATGACGACGTGGAGGCCGCCGAGTCCGGAGACGTGAACGTGCAGTTCGAACTCGTGGCGAACGTCGACGAGTTCAACGCCTACTCGGAGTCGACCGGCGCCTCGAACCTGACCTTCACGGTGGAGCGCAGCGGCGACGGCGAATGGCGCATCGCGAAGGCGCCGGACGGGATCGTGATCGATGAGTCACGGTTCCCCCTGGTCTTCGACGCATATCCGCTGCAGTACTTCGATCAGGACTGGTCGCATCTCGTCCCCGACGTGCGCTGGTTCCCGCGCCGCACGAGCATCGCCACCACCGTGACGCAGGCCCTCATCGGCGGCGCCCCCAGCCCCTGGTTGGCTCCAGCGGTGCAGTCCGCGTTCCCCGCAGATGTCCAGCTCGCCGAGGACGCCGTGCCGATCGATGCGGCTCAGGTGGCCGAGGTGGCCTTGACGGCGCCCGCGAGCCGACTGGATCAGACGACGCTGGCGCGGATGCGCACGCAGTTGCAGGACACGTTCGAAGCGTCGGGCGTGCATGTGTCCCAGGTGCGCTTCACGGTCGATGGCCGTGCGCTCAGCGCCGGCATCGTGAAGCTGGGCGACGACGCGGTCGACCCGGGTCCTCTGGTGCTCACCGAAGACGCATTCGGGCTCATCGTCGGCGATCAGATCGCACCGGTGGACGGGATCAGCGAACAGATCCTCGCGCTCCCGCAGCAGGTGAGGTCGATCGAGGTGGCGGGGGATTCCACCCAGGCCGCTGTGCAGTTGAGCGATGGACACGCGTACCTCGTGGGTGAGGGGCGGGTGGACGAGGTCGACTCTCGCCCGCGGCTCATCGCTCCGTCGCTGGATCCGTTCGGGTTCACCTGGACGGTGCCCGCCGATGACCCTGCTGCCGTGCACGCCGGTGAGAACGACGTCGCCACCGACAAGGCCTGGCCCAATGCCTCCGCGATCTCCGCGATGCGCGTGTCGCCGGACGGCGCGCGGCTCGCGGCCGTCGTCACCGTGGGCGGACAGCACTGGGTGGTCGTGGTGGCCATCGTGCGCGATGACGGCGTGCCGGTGGAACTGGGCGCGGTCGAACAACTGACGAGGATCGACGCAGACACCGATCAATTGGTCTGGCTCGGCACGACGCGGCTCGGGGTCCTGGTGCCCGATCAGAGCCCGTTGCTGCTCACGCAGATGGTCGGCGGGCCCGGCAGCGTCGAGGCCGCTCCGCCCGGTGCACGCTCCCTCGCGGGCGCACGCAGTGCCACCGGGGTGCGTGTGCTGGACGCCGGCGGCACGCTCTTCGCACACGCGGGTTCCGCATGGCGCGAAGTGGCATCCGGCGTGAAGGTCCTGGCGACGCGCTCCGGCGAGTGA
- the mtrB gene encoding MtrAB system histidine kinase MtrB, translating into MAVTTTTTTAVAVLRDWRSWPTVLAALWRRSLRFRTLTITLLATSLAIFVTCVTMALVIQNDLFISRKNVVLEDARRAIDDAQSKLDVAEVGDDSAALQELWRSITEGLARNSSADQLAGFRVDKGPNPLRVNGFTQGGLTANQLSDGLRNRVRDFDYLQAWQSVAVAGDGGSEVPGIVVGQQLQVPEAGPFEIYFAYDLGDADQTLVFVQRTLWIAGIGLVAIVAAISWFVLRAVATPIVQAAETSARLAAGDLGVRLEVHGEDELATLGRSFNAMADSIESQIKELGELSMVQQRFVSDVSHELRTPLTTIRLAADMLNDQRDEFDPTTARTAELLYTQVQRFDILLSDLLEISRYDAGSVQLELEATSLAHVAEDVIEQMRPLAEGHGTQLRLVAPGGYSPVDMDPRRVRRVLRNLIGNAIEHGEGRPIVVTVDSNQHAVAAGVRDFGMGMAPDDAERVFDRFWRADPSRQRTIGGTGLGLSIALGDATLHGGTLAVWSKLGDGTNFVLTLPRHGTVLEGASPISTEPQEPLAELGDATQPISLTDLARELLDREDNA; encoded by the coding sequence ATGGCCGTGACGACGACGACCACCACGGCGGTCGCCGTTCTGCGCGACTGGCGGAGTTGGCCGACGGTGCTGGCGGCGCTCTGGCGGCGATCGCTGCGGTTCCGCACGCTGACGATCACTCTGCTCGCGACCTCACTCGCCATCTTCGTCACCTGCGTGACCATGGCGCTCGTGATTCAGAACGACCTCTTCATCTCGCGCAAGAACGTCGTCCTCGAGGATGCGAGACGTGCGATCGATGATGCGCAGAGCAAATTGGATGTGGCCGAGGTCGGCGATGATTCCGCGGCGTTGCAAGAGCTCTGGCGCAGTATCACCGAGGGGCTCGCTCGCAACTCGAGCGCCGACCAACTGGCGGGTTTCCGCGTCGACAAGGGACCGAACCCCCTCCGCGTGAACGGCTTCACACAGGGAGGGTTGACGGCGAACCAGCTGAGCGACGGGCTCCGCAATCGCGTCAGGGATTTCGACTACCTCCAGGCCTGGCAGTCGGTGGCAGTGGCCGGCGACGGGGGCAGCGAGGTGCCGGGGATCGTGGTGGGGCAGCAGTTGCAGGTCCCCGAGGCTGGTCCGTTCGAGATCTACTTCGCCTACGACCTCGGTGATGCGGATCAGACGCTCGTGTTCGTGCAGCGCACCCTGTGGATCGCCGGGATCGGGCTCGTGGCGATCGTCGCGGCGATCTCGTGGTTCGTGCTTCGCGCCGTCGCGACGCCGATCGTCCAAGCCGCGGAGACCAGTGCCCGGCTTGCCGCGGGCGACCTCGGAGTGCGTCTGGAAGTGCACGGAGAAGACGAGCTTGCGACCCTCGGCCGATCCTTCAACGCGATGGCCGACAGCATCGAGTCGCAGATCAAGGAGCTCGGCGAGCTGTCGATGGTGCAACAGCGCTTCGTCTCGGACGTGTCGCATGAACTGCGCACACCGCTGACGACGATCCGTCTGGCCGCTGACATGCTCAACGACCAGCGCGACGAGTTCGACCCGACGACGGCGCGGACCGCGGAGCTGCTGTACACGCAGGTACAGCGCTTCGACATCCTGCTCTCGGACCTGCTCGAGATCAGCCGTTACGATGCGGGATCTGTGCAGCTCGAGCTGGAGGCGACGAGCCTCGCACACGTCGCAGAAGACGTGATCGAACAGATGCGTCCTCTCGCGGAAGGGCATGGCACGCAGCTCCGGCTCGTGGCTCCCGGCGGCTATTCGCCGGTCGATATGGACCCCCGTCGCGTGCGCCGCGTGCTGCGCAACCTGATCGGCAACGCGATCGAGCACGGCGAAGGCCGTCCGATCGTGGTGACCGTCGACAGCAATCAGCACGCGGTGGCGGCCGGGGTTCGCGACTTCGGCATGGGCATGGCGCCCGACGATGCCGAGCGTGTGTTCGACCGCTTCTGGCGAGCGGATCCCTCCCGGCAGCGCACGATCGGAGGCACCGGTCTCGGACTCTCGATCGCGCTCGGTGATGCCACGCTGCACGGCGGAACGCTCGCCGTGTGGTCGAAGCTCGGCGACGGGACGAACTTCGTGCTCACTCTGCCGCGTCATGGCACCGTGCTGGAGGGGGCGAGCCCGATTTCGACCGAGCCGCAGGAGCCCTTGGCCGAGCTCGGTGACGCGACACAGCCGATCTCGCTCACCGACCTGGCGCGCGAGCTTCTCGATCGTGAGGACAACGCGTGA
- the mtrA gene encoding MtrAB system response regulator MtrA, whose protein sequence is MTSRILVVDDDTALAEMIGIVLRTEGFEPVFCADGARAVDEWRAQRPDLVLLDLMLPGMDGIEICTRIRAESGVPILMLTARSDTADVVRGLEVGADDYMVKPFNPKELVARIRTRLRPTPQGAVEQLRVGDLTVDVDAHEVRRGTTPIALTPLEFQLLVALASKPQQVFSREMLLEQVWGYHYKADTRLVNVHVQRLRAKVELDPDNPKIVMTVRGVGYRAGSVG, encoded by the coding sequence AACCGAAGGTTTCGAGCCGGTGTTCTGCGCCGATGGAGCCCGGGCCGTCGATGAATGGCGCGCCCAGCGGCCCGACCTCGTGCTGCTCGACCTGATGCTTCCCGGAATGGACGGAATCGAGATCTGCACCCGCATCCGCGCGGAGTCGGGGGTTCCGATCCTGATGCTCACCGCGCGCAGCGACACGGCAGATGTCGTGCGCGGGCTCGAAGTCGGTGCGGATGACTACATGGTCAAGCCCTTCAATCCGAAGGAACTGGTCGCCCGCATCCGCACCCGCCTGCGCCCGACGCCCCAGGGCGCCGTGGAGCAGCTTCGCGTGGGCGATCTCACCGTCGACGTCGATGCGCACGAAGTGCGTCGGGGCACCACCCCGATCGCGCTCACGCCGCTCGAGTTCCAGCTGCTCGTCGCCCTCGCCTCGAAGCCGCAGCAGGTCTTCTCCCGCGAGATGCTGCTGGAACAGGTCTGGGGCTATCACTACAAGGCCGACACGCGACTGGTGAACGTGCACGTGCAGCGGCTGCGGGCGAAGGTGGAGCTCGATCCCGACAACCCGAAGATCGTGATGACGGTGCGTGGCGTCGGCTATCGCGCCGGGAGTGTTGGCTAG
- a CDS encoding helix-turn-helix transcriptional regulator produces the protein MSVRQSLLAILDQGPCYGYQLRHEYDRRTGATSSLNVGQIYNTLERLERDGLVRRGDADEHGHVYWHITADGSTEAARWLASPVVHGTTGRDELAVKLAVAATLPGVDVGSVIRVQRVASVEQWEALRRERRDNDAADTPEGLAWSLVIDRMIFAAEAEVHWLDDAEKRIAQHPSHVLALELTTERPKRGRPARSAAA, from the coding sequence ATGTCAGTGCGTCAGAGCCTCCTGGCGATCCTCGACCAGGGCCCCTGCTACGGCTACCAGCTGCGGCACGAGTACGACCGACGCACCGGAGCGACATCGTCTCTCAACGTCGGTCAGATCTACAACACGCTGGAACGTCTCGAACGAGACGGGCTCGTGCGCCGCGGCGACGCCGATGAGCACGGGCACGTCTACTGGCATATCACCGCCGACGGCTCCACCGAGGCGGCCCGGTGGCTCGCCTCCCCCGTCGTCCACGGCACCACCGGCAGGGACGAACTCGCGGTGAAGCTCGCCGTCGCCGCGACGCTCCCGGGCGTCGACGTGGGATCCGTGATCCGCGTTCAACGCGTCGCGTCCGTGGAGCAGTGGGAGGCGCTCCGGCGGGAACGGCGAGACAACGACGCGGCCGATACCCCGGAGGGCCTCGCCTGGTCGCTCGTGATCGACCGGATGATCTTCGCCGCCGAGGCCGAGGTGCACTGGCTCGATGATGCGGAGAAACGCATCGCACAGCACCCGAGCCATGTGCTGGCACTCGAGCTCACGACGGAGCGACCGAAGCGCGGACGGCCCGCCAGGTCGGCAGCCGCCTGA